One genomic segment of Occultella kanbiaonis includes these proteins:
- a CDS encoding phosphotransferase family protein, with translation MLVPTHGDWQPRNWLVDDEGCVRVIDLGRAAWRPALTDLGRLARQEWQGRPDLEAAFLDGYGGDPREQSAWQRTLVREAIGTAAWAYQVGDEPFEQQGHRMIQQCLEVTNA, from the coding sequence GTGCTCGTGCCAACACATGGCGACTGGCAGCCGCGCAACTGGCTGGTGGACGACGAGGGTTGCGTCCGCGTCATAGACCTCGGGCGGGCGGCGTGGCGCCCGGCCCTGACCGACCTTGGCAGACTCGCGCGACAGGAATGGCAGGGACGGCCAGACCTCGAGGCCGCCTTCCTGGATGGCTATGGAGGCGACCCCAGAGAGCAGTCGGCCTGGCAACGGACTCTCGTGCGTGAGGCCATCGGCACGGCCGCCTGGGCCTACCAGGTGGGCGACGAGCCTTTCGAGCAGCAGGGGCACCGCATGATCCAGCAGTGTCTCGAGGTCACCAACGCCTGA
- a CDS encoding replicative DNA helicase, producing MSPARESFERTPPQDVAAEQSVIGGMLLSKDAIADVVEVLRGTDFYRPAHEVIYDAILDLYGRGEPADAVTVSAELTKRGELTRIGGAPYLHTLLSSVPTAANAGYYARIVRERAVLRRLVDAGTRIVQLGYATDGGDVDELVNTAQAEVYAVTERRTAEDYVPLKDVINSTMEEIDAASHRGEGMVGVPTGFADLDALTNGLHPGQMIVLAARPAVGKSTMGLDVARAASIKNGQTSVIFSLEMSRNEIAMRMLSAESQVPLQNMRKGNMRDEDWTRMARAMGRVSEAPLFIDDSPNMSLMEIRAKCRRLKQRHDLKLVVIDYLQLMSSGKRVESRQQEVSEFSRALKLLAKELEVPVIAISQLNRGSEQRTDKKPQMSDLRESGCLTADTKILRADTGAEVTMGELFSGGVKDVPVWALDDRLKYVRRHLTHVFSTGTKRVYRLKLASGKEITATANHPFLTYEGWKPLGELEPGSRIGVPRHVPAPEQEAAWDDRRVVMLAHLLGDGSFVARQPIRYASIDEANLKAVSYAAAAFGITPVRDEYAVARCTTLRLPAPFKLARGRRNPIAAWLDEFDLFGRRSHEKFIPEAVFQLPKRQIALFIRHIWATDGSVTVNKNGRGGRVYYASTSRELVDGLSRLLLRFGISTRTRKVVKGDYRPGYTLDLSGMDDQRRFLQEIGVHGERGESAATLLGIIRDQQANPNVDTVPKAVWQDVRRVLADRGMSHRQFAAAMGTQFCGSTMWKHAPSRARLGRIADVLENEDLEIMAVNDLLWDSVVAIADEGEQEVFDATVVGTHNFVANGIAVHNSIEQDADVIILLHREDMYEKESPRAGEADMIVAKHRNGPTDTIVVAFQGHYARFVDMAQ from the coding sequence ATGTCGCCGGCACGGGAGAGCTTCGAGCGCACCCCACCGCAGGACGTGGCAGCCGAGCAGAGTGTGATCGGCGGCATGCTGCTGTCCAAGGACGCCATCGCCGACGTGGTCGAGGTACTCCGCGGCACCGACTTCTACCGGCCCGCGCACGAGGTCATCTACGACGCGATCCTCGACCTGTACGGCCGCGGCGAGCCGGCCGACGCCGTCACGGTCTCCGCCGAACTGACCAAGCGCGGCGAACTCACCCGCATCGGCGGCGCCCCGTACCTGCACACGCTGCTGTCCTCGGTGCCGACGGCCGCGAACGCCGGCTACTACGCCCGGATCGTGCGCGAGCGCGCGGTGCTCCGGCGCCTGGTCGATGCCGGTACCCGGATCGTGCAGCTCGGCTACGCCACCGACGGCGGGGACGTCGACGAGCTGGTGAACACCGCCCAGGCGGAGGTGTACGCCGTCACCGAGCGGCGCACCGCCGAGGACTACGTCCCCCTCAAGGATGTCATCAACTCCACCATGGAGGAGATCGACGCAGCCTCCCACCGCGGCGAGGGGATGGTCGGGGTGCCCACCGGGTTTGCCGACCTGGACGCACTCACCAACGGTCTGCACCCCGGGCAGATGATCGTGCTGGCGGCCAGACCGGCTGTGGGCAAGTCGACCATGGGACTCGATGTCGCCCGTGCGGCATCAATCAAGAACGGTCAGACCTCTGTCATCTTCTCCCTGGAGATGAGCCGTAACGAGATCGCGATGCGCATGCTTTCCGCGGAGTCACAGGTGCCGCTGCAGAACATGCGCAAGGGCAACATGCGCGACGAGGACTGGACCCGGATGGCGCGCGCCATGGGCCGGGTGTCCGAGGCGCCGCTGTTCATCGACGACTCTCCGAACATGTCACTGATGGAGATCCGCGCGAAGTGCCGTCGCCTCAAGCAGCGTCACGACCTCAAGCTCGTCGTCATCGACTATCTCCAGCTGATGAGCTCCGGGAAGCGCGTGGAATCCCGGCAGCAGGAGGTCTCGGAGTTCTCCCGTGCACTGAAGTTGCTCGCGAAGGAGCTCGAGGTCCCGGTCATCGCGATCTCGCAGCTCAACCGTGGTTCCGAACAGCGCACCGACAAGAAGCCGCAGATGAGTGACCTTCGCGAATCGGGCTGTCTGACCGCCGACACCAAGATCCTCCGTGCGGACACCGGCGCCGAGGTGACCATGGGCGAGCTCTTCTCTGGGGGCGTCAAGGATGTCCCGGTGTGGGCACTCGACGACCGGCTGAAGTACGTGCGGCGGCACCTGACCCACGTGTTCTCAACGGGTACCAAGCGCGTCTACCGCCTGAAGCTGGCCTCCGGCAAGGAGATCACCGCGACCGCGAACCACCCGTTCCTCACTTACGAGGGCTGGAAGCCGCTCGGTGAACTGGAGCCGGGCTCGCGGATCGGTGTGCCCCGACACGTGCCTGCTCCTGAGCAAGAGGCCGCATGGGACGACCGGCGCGTCGTGATGCTGGCCCACCTACTCGGCGATGGTTCCTTCGTCGCCCGTCAGCCGATTCGGTACGCCTCAATCGATGAGGCCAATCTGAAGGCGGTCTCCTACGCGGCGGCGGCGTTTGGCATCACACCGGTCCGCGACGAGTACGCCGTGGCGCGGTGCACAACCCTCCGCCTACCCGCTCCGTTCAAGCTCGCGCGGGGTCGCCGCAATCCGATCGCCGCGTGGTTGGACGAGTTCGACCTCTTCGGGCGTCGTAGCCACGAGAAGTTCATCCCCGAGGCGGTGTTCCAGCTCCCGAAGCGGCAGATCGCCCTCTTCATTCGACACATCTGGGCAACGGACGGTTCGGTCACCGTGAACAAGAACGGTCGAGGCGGTCGCGTCTACTACGCCTCGACGTCTCGCGAGTTGGTGGACGGACTGAGCCGGTTGCTCTTGAGGTTCGGGATCTCGACCCGTACCCGGAAGGTCGTGAAGGGGGACTATCGGCCCGGCTACACGCTGGATCTCTCAGGCATGGACGATCAGCGTCGGTTCCTCCAGGAGATTGGTGTCCACGGCGAACGGGGAGAAAGCGCGGCTACCTTGCTCGGCATCATCCGGGACCAGCAGGCGAACCCCAATGTGGACACCGTTCCCAAGGCGGTCTGGCAGGACGTCCGCCGCGTCCTGGCCGACCGAGGCATGTCGCACCGACAGTTTGCTGCGGCGATGGGCACTCAGTTCTGCGGAAGCACGATGTGGAAGCACGCGCCTTCACGTGCACGTCTCGGCCGGATCGCCGACGTCCTGGAGAACGAGGACCTTGAGATCATGGCGGTCAACGACCTGCTCTGGGACTCCGTGGTCGCCATCGCTGACGAGGGCGAGCAGGAAGTCTTCGACGCGACCGTCGTCGGCACCCACAACTTCGTTGCCAACGGGATCGCCGTCCACAACAGCATCGAGCAGGATGCGGACGTCATCATCCTGCTGCACCGCGAAGACATGTACGAGAAGGAGTCCCCACGCGCGGGTGAGGCGGACATGATCGTCGCCAAGCACCGTAACGGTCCCACGGACACGATCGTTGTGGCCTTCCAGGGGCACTACGCGCGGTTCGTCGACATGGCGCAGTAG
- a CDS encoding DinB family protein encodes MADVDEVKSALHDELRWAREAMVAKLEGLSEYDVRRPMTGTGTNLLGLIKHLSMGESKYLGEVFGRPFPEHLPWWDADAEPDADKWATAEESRAEIVQRYERVCAHADATIDSLELGSPGHVAWWPRPQVRLVNVVAHVLSETNRHAGHADILREQLDGVTGDAGARPSLQDAQRWRAHVATVEAAARKASSTAADGT; translated from the coding sequence ATGGCCGACGTCGACGAGGTGAAGTCCGCGCTGCATGACGAGCTGCGGTGGGCGCGTGAGGCGATGGTGGCAAAACTGGAGGGTCTGAGCGAGTACGACGTGCGTCGCCCGATGACGGGCACGGGCACCAACCTCCTTGGGTTGATCAAGCACCTGTCGATGGGCGAGTCGAAGTACCTGGGGGAGGTCTTCGGCCGGCCGTTCCCGGAGCACCTGCCCTGGTGGGACGCGGATGCCGAGCCCGACGCGGACAAGTGGGCAACCGCCGAGGAGTCTCGCGCGGAGATCGTGCAGCGCTACGAGCGCGTGTGCGCTCATGCGGACGCGACCATCGATTCGCTTGAGCTCGGTTCGCCGGGTCACGTGGCGTGGTGGCCACGACCGCAAGTGAGGCTGGTCAATGTCGTGGCCCATGTTCTGTCGGAGACGAACCGTCATGCCGGGCACGCCGACATCCTGCGGGAGCAGCTCGACGGCGTCACGGGCGATGCCGGTGCTCGTCCGTCGCTGCAGGATGCCCAGCGGTGGCGCGCCCACGTCGCCACTGTCGAGGCCGCTGCGCGGAAGGCGAGTTCAACCGCGGCGGATGGCACCTGA
- a CDS encoding GNAT family N-acetyltransferase, which translates to MPYSTEIPMWWETDGTQVWLVAGSGRGLIVDLRDRERRASTAAEPGAVLGANALSDDRVRITQLEAHGYSRTFSMVRLERDTAPIAARRPTGVDVREVEPADATAMHELTQTVWGDRSYFMMPSIESYRAWVRESDPALFLLAGTSDGLAGYVATFEQQGELVIDDIQVGPARRRQGIGTFLLARILTEARRRRIGRVHLETEGDDPVGARAFYEQLGFSSAGDDLRFRKSVALATRDS; encoded by the coding sequence ATGCCCTATTCGACGGAGATCCCCATGTGGTGGGAGACGGACGGCACCCAGGTGTGGCTGGTCGCCGGTAGCGGGCGCGGCCTGATCGTCGATCTCAGGGATCGCGAACGGCGTGCCTCAACTGCGGCTGAGCCAGGGGCGGTTCTCGGCGCTAATGCCCTCAGTGACGACCGAGTCCGGATCACGCAGTTGGAGGCTCATGGGTACAGCCGTACGTTCTCGATGGTGCGACTCGAACGCGACACTGCCCCAATCGCGGCGCGCCGTCCCACCGGAGTCGATGTCCGGGAGGTTGAGCCGGCCGATGCAACGGCGATGCACGAGTTGACGCAGACCGTCTGGGGTGACCGCAGCTACTTCATGATGCCTTCGATCGAGTCGTATCGTGCCTGGGTCCGCGAGTCGGATCCCGCGCTCTTCCTCCTGGCAGGCACCAGCGACGGCCTCGCGGGTTACGTCGCAACCTTCGAGCAGCAGGGCGAACTGGTCATCGACGACATCCAGGTCGGTCCCGCGCGGCGTCGGCAGGGTATCGGTACCTTCCTCCTCGCACGCATCCTCACTGAGGCGCGGCGACGTCGGATAGGTCGCGTTCATCTGGAGACCGAGGGCGATGACCCCGTCGGCGCACGCGCCTTCTACGAGCAGTTGGGGTTCAGCAGCGCAGGCGACGATCTGCGATTCAGGAAGTCGGTCGCTCTGGCGACGAGAGACTCCTAG
- a CDS encoding AAA family ATPase produces MTRLLILVNGLPGAGKTTLAHQLGNELDAVVISKDTIKETVADAVGLDGVTGRRLGAAAMEMAWALAPAMPGAVIVESWWFAPRDTDHLRAGLERVGADKVVEVWCDASVELARARYSERQRHALHGDRERLASAWDVWAEQARPVGLCPTVLVNTSGPVELDDVIAGIDRAEGSVQSRSACVETTGADYLSIAEGYAAAFPDGDDPLRILARMTEELGEVASAVAHLERHGAKVAKHGEPDVQQFADEVEDLVHNAFALLRAYGAEQAFDRAVAGTLRRLRDSGHVT; encoded by the coding sequence GTGACACGTCTGTTGATCCTTGTGAACGGACTTCCGGGGGCGGGCAAGACGACCCTGGCGCACCAACTCGGAAACGAACTGGACGCCGTCGTGATCTCGAAGGACACGATCAAGGAGACGGTCGCCGACGCCGTCGGGCTCGACGGCGTCACGGGCCGACGCCTGGGGGCTGCGGCGATGGAGATGGCCTGGGCACTCGCCCCGGCGATGCCGGGAGCAGTCATCGTCGAGTCGTGGTGGTTCGCTCCGCGCGACACCGACCATCTCCGTGCCGGGCTGGAGCGGGTCGGGGCCGACAAGGTCGTCGAGGTCTGGTGCGACGCGTCCGTCGAACTCGCACGTGCGCGCTACTCGGAGCGTCAGCGGCATGCCCTGCACGGAGACCGCGAACGACTCGCCAGCGCGTGGGACGTGTGGGCCGAACAGGCCCGTCCAGTGGGCCTTTGCCCGACCGTTCTCGTGAACACCTCCGGTCCCGTCGAACTCGATGACGTCATAGCCGGGATCGACCGTGCCGAGGGCAGTGTCCAGTCACGCTCGGCGTGCGTCGAGACCACGGGTGCGGACTATCTGAGCATCGCCGAGGGATACGCGGCAGCGTTTCCCGATGGCGACGACCCGTTGCGGATCCTGGCCCGCATGACCGAGGAACTCGGCGAGGTTGCTTCCGCAGTTGCGCACCTCGAACGGCACGGCGCGAAGGTCGCCAAGCATGGGGAGCCCGATGTGCAGCAGTTCGCTGATGAGGTCGAGGACCTTGTCCACAACGCGTTCGCCCTCCTGCGGGCCTACGGTGCCGAGCAGGCTTTTGACCGGGCAGTTGCCGGAACGCTCCGTCGTCTTCGGGACTCCGGGCACGTGACGTAG
- a CDS encoding phosphotransferase, which translates to MDDAQEAMDAAGRAAETNADFRPVTVGNGIVTRPASEVSDTAHSYLTHLRGKGLRCVPDPLSVRDGVETLSYIDGASGGDGWYHQHTEQGLMSAARLLRTIHDAGRDWNPPATAVWGAAPVAGDEVVFCHGDPGPWNFVWRDQEAVGLIDWDYLHPAPRLDDVAYALRWFAPLRRDEFALDWHHFPVVPDRRLRVRTFVRAYGGLPGLDVGEAVSARMQATSDLMRRLAQAGSEPQRTWVADGALDREAAEIAWGRDHSSEFAYDSDEE; encoded by the coding sequence GTGGACGACGCACAGGAGGCGATGGACGCAGCTGGGCGGGCCGCAGAGACCAACGCAGACTTTCGCCCGGTGACGGTCGGAAACGGCATCGTCACCCGTCCCGCGTCGGAGGTCAGCGACACGGCCCATAGCTACCTCACTCACCTCCGTGGCAAGGGACTTCGTTGCGTGCCAGACCCCCTCTCCGTCCGCGACGGTGTGGAGACCCTGTCCTACATCGATGGAGCCTCGGGTGGTGACGGTTGGTATCACCAGCACACCGAACAGGGACTCATGTCGGCCGCCCGGTTGCTGCGCACCATCCACGACGCCGGGCGCGATTGGAATCCGCCCGCGACGGCGGTCTGGGGTGCCGCGCCAGTGGCTGGTGACGAGGTCGTGTTCTGCCACGGCGACCCCGGTCCGTGGAACTTCGTCTGGCGAGATCAGGAAGCCGTCGGGCTCATCGACTGGGACTATCTCCACCCTGCACCGCGACTCGACGACGTCGCCTACGCCCTGCGCTGGTTCGCACCGCTACGCCGGGACGAGTTCGCCCTCGACTGGCACCACTTTCCGGTGGTTCCCGACCGGCGGCTACGGGTGCGAACTTTCGTCCGGGCCTACGGCGGCCTTCCCGGACTCGATGTTGGCGAGGCGGTCAGCGCCCGAATGCAAGCCACCTCAGATCTGATGCGCCGGCTCGCACAGGCGGGTAGCGAGCCGCAGCGAACCTGGGTGGCCGACGGTGCTCTGGATCGGGAGGCGGCCGAGATCGCCTGGGGGCGCGACCACAGTTCGGAGTTCGCTTACGACAGCGACGAAGAGTAG
- a CDS encoding class I SAM-dependent methyltransferase, which produces MRLLTALNDFNAAHPWSHNDAFVGFVLKHARAARRRGGTAAVDVGCGTGNMVERLAGVFPMVIGIEPDAETRAIAARRFRDSTTVRIAQHRFGEESHQQYDLILFVASLHHMPLGASLRRARSALRPGGRIVIVGVAKEAPGDSLRSLTSLVLNPVVGVMRHPARATRPPAHMRAPTAEATDSFDDIRTVASEVLPGVRMRRRLFWRYTASWVSPA; this is translated from the coding sequence ATGCGACTGCTGACAGCCCTCAACGACTTCAACGCAGCTCATCCGTGGTCGCACAACGACGCTTTCGTGGGTTTCGTGCTGAAGCACGCGCGAGCCGCCCGCCGCCGAGGCGGTACCGCCGCCGTGGACGTGGGATGCGGCACCGGCAATATGGTGGAGCGTCTCGCCGGAGTATTTCCCATGGTGATCGGAATCGAACCTGACGCCGAGACTCGCGCGATCGCTGCCCGCAGATTCCGCGACTCGACCACAGTTCGGATCGCCCAGCACCGTTTCGGTGAAGAGTCACACCAGCAGTACGACCTGATCCTGTTCGTCGCATCGCTCCATCACATGCCGCTCGGAGCATCGCTTCGCCGGGCCCGATCGGCACTGCGACCCGGCGGACGGATCGTCATCGTCGGGGTCGCGAAGGAGGCGCCCGGCGACTCCCTGCGGTCCCTGACATCTCTCGTGCTCAACCCCGTCGTCGGCGTGATGCGCCATCCCGCGCGGGCCACCCGGCCTCCCGCGCACATGCGGGCACCGACAGCCGAGGCGACTGACTCCTTCGATGACATCCGCACCGTCGCCAGCGAGGTGCTCCCGGGTGTCCGGATGCGCCGACGCTTGTTCTGGCGCTACACGGCATCGTGGGTGTCACCCGCGTGA
- a CDS encoding MATE family efflux transporter produces the protein MDDTPGVHADERRALDRRILSLAVPALGALVAEPLFVLIDSAVVGRLGTAELAGLTIASTVLVTIVSIFIFLAYATTGAVARRLGAGDTKGALAVGLDGIWLALGLGAVTCAVAIGVAEPIVTALGASADVTPHAVAYLRSSAPGIPGMLVVLAATGALRGLQDTRTPLVVAVVGAVVNTIGSITLVYGFHMGIAGSGLATALTQLGMGAVLAAIVLRGARARGVGLRPHPAGIMANARAGTPLLIRTLTLRAAILLTVATATKLGDATLAAHQIVNAVWGLTAFALDALAIAAQALVGHGLGARDVGQVRAVTRRCLQWGMGAGAVIGVAIAGLGWLVTPLFTSDPQVQRAAAISLVVIGLLLPLAAWPFVLDGVLMGAGDGRFLAWAGVITLVTYLPMVGAVWLWAPDGAAGLAWLWVAFAGGFIGARAITTGLRARGTAWMVLGA, from the coding sequence GTGGACGACACGCCGGGCGTACACGCCGATGAGCGTCGGGCCCTCGATCGGCGCATCCTCTCCCTCGCGGTCCCCGCACTCGGCGCGCTCGTGGCCGAGCCGCTGTTCGTGCTCATCGACTCCGCCGTCGTCGGCCGCCTGGGCACCGCGGAACTCGCCGGGCTGACCATCGCCTCGACGGTTCTGGTCACCATCGTCTCCATCTTCATCTTCCTGGCCTACGCCACCACGGGCGCCGTCGCCCGGCGCCTCGGCGCGGGCGACACCAAGGGCGCCCTCGCCGTCGGGCTGGACGGCATCTGGCTTGCGCTCGGGCTCGGCGCGGTGACCTGCGCCGTCGCGATCGGAGTCGCCGAGCCGATCGTCACGGCACTCGGCGCCTCGGCGGACGTGACTCCCCACGCGGTCGCGTACCTGCGCTCGTCGGCGCCGGGGATCCCCGGGATGCTCGTGGTCCTGGCGGCGACCGGGGCCCTGCGGGGCCTGCAGGACACCCGGACCCCGCTCGTCGTCGCGGTGGTCGGCGCGGTCGTCAACACGATCGGGTCGATCACGCTCGTGTACGGCTTCCACATGGGCATCGCCGGGTCCGGCCTGGCGACGGCGCTCACCCAGCTCGGCATGGGAGCGGTCCTCGCCGCGATCGTGCTCCGGGGCGCCCGGGCCCGCGGCGTCGGGCTGCGACCCCACCCGGCCGGGATCATGGCGAACGCCCGCGCGGGCACCCCGCTGCTGATCCGGACCCTCACGCTGCGCGCGGCGATCCTGCTCACCGTGGCCACCGCCACGAAGCTCGGCGATGCCACGCTTGCCGCGCACCAGATCGTGAACGCGGTCTGGGGGCTGACCGCGTTCGCCCTGGACGCCCTCGCGATCGCCGCCCAGGCACTCGTCGGGCACGGCCTCGGCGCCCGCGACGTCGGCCAGGTCCGCGCGGTCACCCGGCGTTGCCTGCAGTGGGGCATGGGCGCCGGAGCCGTCATCGGCGTCGCCATCGCCGGACTCGGATGGCTCGTCACGCCGCTGTTCACCTCCGACCCGCAGGTACAGCGAGCCGCGGCCATCTCGCTGGTGGTGATCGGTCTCCTGCTGCCGCTGGCCGCGTGGCCGTTCGTGCTCGACGGCGTGCTGATGGGCGCGGGCGACGGCCGGTTCCTCGCATGGGCCGGTGTGATCACCCTGGTCACGTACCTGCCGATGGTCGGAGCGGTCTGGCTCTGGGCGCCCGACGGCGCAGCGGGGCTCGCGTGGTTGTGGGTCGCCTTCGCGGGTGGGTTCATCGGGGCGCGCGCCATCACCACGGGTCTGCGAGCGCGGGGGACCGCCTGGATGGTGCTTGGCGCATAG